A single window of Mycolicibacterium aurum DNA harbors:
- the sdhA gene encoding succinate dehydrogenase flavoprotein subunit: MIVEHRYDVVIVGAGGAGMRAAVEAGPRVRTAVLTKLYPTRSHTGAAQGGMCAALANVEEDNWEWHTFDTVKGGDYLADQDAVEVMAKEAIDAVLDLEKMGMPFNRTPEGRIDQRRFGGHTRDHGKAPVRRACYAADRTGHMILQTLYQNCVKHDVEFFNEYYALDIAMTDTPSGPVATGVIAYELATGDIHVFHAKAIVFATGGSGRMYKTTSNAHTLTGDGLGIIFRKGLPLEDMEFHQFHPTGLAGLGILISEAVRGEGGRLLNGDGERFMERYAPTIVDLAPRDIVARSMVLEVLEGRGAGPNKDYVYIDVRHLGADVLEAKLPDITEFARTYLGVDPVKELVPVYPTCHYVMGGIPTTINGQVLSDNTTVVPGLYAAGECACVSVHGANRLGTNSLLDINVFGRRAGIAAANYALGHDFVDMPDNPADMVSGWVGDILSEHGNERVADIRGALQQSMDNNAAVFRTEETLKQALTDIHKLKERYGRITVQDKGKRYNSDLLEAIELGFLLELAEVTVAGALNRKESRGGHAREDYPNRDDTNYMRHTMAYKEGTDLLSDIRLDYKPVVQTRYEPMERKY, encoded by the coding sequence ATGATTGTTGAACATCGCTACGACGTCGTCATCGTGGGTGCCGGCGGTGCCGGCATGCGCGCCGCCGTGGAGGCCGGGCCCCGGGTCCGCACCGCGGTGCTGACGAAGCTGTACCCGACCCGGTCGCACACCGGAGCCGCGCAGGGCGGCATGTGCGCCGCCCTGGCCAATGTCGAGGAAGACAACTGGGAATGGCACACCTTCGACACCGTCAAGGGTGGTGACTACCTGGCCGACCAGGACGCCGTGGAGGTCATGGCCAAAGAGGCCATCGACGCGGTGCTCGACCTGGAGAAGATGGGGATGCCGTTCAACCGCACCCCCGAGGGCCGCATCGACCAGCGCCGCTTCGGCGGGCACACCCGCGACCACGGCAAGGCGCCGGTGCGTCGCGCCTGCTACGCCGCCGACCGCACCGGCCACATGATCCTGCAGACCCTGTACCAGAACTGCGTCAAGCACGACGTCGAGTTCTTCAACGAGTACTACGCGCTCGACATCGCCATGACCGACACCCCGTCGGGCCCGGTGGCCACCGGCGTCATCGCCTACGAACTCGCGACCGGAGACATCCACGTCTTCCACGCCAAGGCGATCGTGTTCGCCACCGGCGGCTCCGGCCGCATGTACAAGACCACGTCCAACGCGCACACGCTGACCGGCGACGGCCTCGGGATCATCTTCCGCAAGGGACTCCCCCTGGAGGACATGGAGTTTCACCAGTTCCATCCGACCGGCCTGGCCGGCCTCGGGATCCTCATCTCCGAAGCGGTGCGCGGCGAAGGTGGCCGCCTGCTCAACGGCGACGGCGAGCGGTTCATGGAGCGGTATGCGCCCACGATCGTCGACCTCGCGCCGCGCGACATCGTCGCCCGCTCGATGGTGCTGGAAGTGCTCGAAGGCCGCGGCGCGGGGCCCAACAAGGACTACGTCTACATCGACGTGCGCCACCTCGGCGCCGACGTCCTGGAAGCCAAGCTCCCCGACATCACCGAGTTCGCCCGCACCTATCTGGGGGTGGATCCGGTCAAGGAGCTCGTGCCCGTCTACCCGACGTGCCACTACGTTATGGGCGGCATCCCCACGACCATCAACGGCCAGGTGTTGTCGGACAACACCACCGTCGTCCCCGGCCTCTACGCCGCGGGTGAGTGCGCCTGCGTCTCGGTGCACGGCGCCAACCGGCTGGGCACCAACTCGCTGCTGGACATCAACGTCTTCGGCCGTCGCGCCGGCATCGCCGCCGCGAACTACGCACTGGGACATGACTTCGTCGACATGCCGGACAATCCCGCCGACATGGTGTCCGGCTGGGTCGGAGACATTCTCTCCGAGCACGGCAACGAGCGCGTCGCCGACATCCGGGGTGCGTTGCAGCAGTCGATGGACAACAACGCCGCGGTGTTCCGCACCGAGGAGACGCTGAAGCAGGCGCTCACCGATATCCACAAGCTCAAGGAGCGTTACGGCCGTATCACGGTGCAAGACAAGGGAAAGCGTTACAACAGCGATCTATTGGAGGCCATCGAGCTCGGCTTCCTGCTGGAGCTGGCCGAGGTCACCGTGGCGGGCGCATTGAACCGCAAGGAATCTCGCGGCGGACACGCCCGGGAGGACTACCCCAACCGCGACGACACCAACTACATGCGCCACACCATGGCCTACAAGGAGGGCACAGACCTGCTCTCCGACATCCGGTTGGACTATAAGCCGGTAGTCCAGACGCGGTACGAGCCGATGGAACGGAAGTACTGA
- a CDS encoding succinate dehydrogenase hydrophobic membrane anchor subunit — protein sequence MQRNYDRPAGLDNPRAPRRSGGMPNFEKYTWLFMRFSGLVLVFLALGHLFIMLMWEDGVYRIDFNYVAERWSSPFWQTWDLLLLWLAQLHGGNGMRTIIADYTRKDSTKFWLNTLLALSMAFTLVLGTYVLLTFDATIS from the coding sequence ATGCAGCGCAACTACGACCGACCCGCAGGCCTGGACAACCCGCGCGCGCCGCGGCGCTCCGGCGGCATGCCGAACTTCGAGAAGTACACCTGGCTGTTCATGCGGTTCTCGGGCCTGGTTCTCGTTTTTCTGGCTCTCGGCCACCTGTTCATCATGCTGATGTGGGAAGACGGCGTGTACCGCATCGACTTCAACTACGTCGCCGAGCGGTGGTCCTCGCCGTTCTGGCAGACCTGGGATCTGCTGCTGCTGTGGCTGGCTCAGCTGCACGGCGGCAACGGCATGCGCACCATCATCGCCGACTACACCCGCAAGGACTCCACGAAGTTCTGGCTCAACACTCTGCTGGCGCTGTCGATGGCTTTCACGCTGGTGCTCGGAACCTATGTGCTGCTGACGTTCGACGCGACAATTTCCTGA
- the sdhC gene encoding succinate dehydrogenase, cytochrome b556 subunit produces MSTAIPADTDTPAPRSKPSSRRTFYRGDPGMWSWVLHRISGATIFFFLFVHVLDTALVRVSPQAYNEIIETYKSPIIGLMEIGLVAAVLYHALNGIRIILIDFWSEGPRHQRKMLWVIAGLFIALFIASLGVIGMHMAERFL; encoded by the coding sequence ATGAGTACGGCGATACCAGCCGATACCGATACACCGGCACCACGATCGAAGCCGTCGAGTCGCCGAACGTTCTACCGCGGCGACCCCGGCATGTGGTCATGGGTGCTTCACCGTATCTCGGGTGCGACGATCTTCTTCTTCCTGTTCGTCCACGTGCTCGACACGGCACTGGTCCGGGTAAGCCCGCAGGCCTACAACGAGATCATCGAGACCTACAAGAGCCCCATCATCGGGCTCATGGAGATCGGGCTCGTCGCGGCGGTTCTCTACCACGCACTCAACGGCATCCGGATCATCCTGATCGACTTCTGGTCGGAGGGTCCGCGCCACCAACGCAAGATGCTCTGGGTGATCGCAGGACTGTTCATCGCCCTGTTCATCGCCTCACTCGGTGTCATCGGCATGCACATGGCGGAGCGGTTCCTATGA
- a CDS encoding cytidine deaminase — MTVEIDWDMLRRKAIDVSGHAYAPYSRFRVGAAALVNDDRIVTGCNVENVSYGLGLCAECAVVCALHSGGGGRLVALSCVGPDGEVLMPCGRCRQVLLEHGGPELLIDHPRGPRALRELLPDAFGPEDLARTENAGGQTP; from the coding sequence GTGACGGTAGAAATCGACTGGGATATGTTGCGTCGCAAGGCAATTGATGTGTCCGGCCATGCCTACGCCCCGTATTCGCGCTTCCGGGTGGGTGCTGCCGCGCTGGTGAATGATGACCGAATCGTCACCGGTTGCAATGTGGAGAATGTCTCATATGGCCTAGGTCTCTGTGCCGAGTGTGCAGTGGTGTGCGCCCTACATTCCGGCGGCGGCGGGCGGCTGGTTGCACTGTCGTGTGTGGGCCCCGACGGCGAGGTTCTGATGCCGTGCGGGCGCTGCCGCCAGGTGCTCCTCGAACACGGCGGACCCGAGCTCCTGATCGACCATCCGCGGGGCCCGCGGGCACTGCGGGAGCTGCTTCCCGACGCGTTCGGGCCAGAGGACCTCGCGCGCACCGAGAATGCGGGCGGGCAGACACCGTGA
- a CDS encoding thymidine phosphorylase: MTEFTFDAPTVIRTKRDGGVLSDAAIDWVIEAYTHGRVADAQMSALLMAIFLRGMSNAEIARWTAAMIASGERLDFSDLRRAGKPLRLVDKHSTGGVGDKITIPLVPVVMACGGAVPQAAGRGLGHTGGTLDKLESIPGFTAEIPKAQIRQQLCDLGAAIFAAGELAPADRKIYALRDVTATTESLPLIASSVMSKKIAEGTHALVLDSKVGSGAFLDTEAESRELARTMVDLGTEHGVRTRALLTDMHTPLGRTVGNAVEVVESLEVLAGGGPEDVVELTLALAREMCDAAGLDGVDPAQTLRDGTAMDRFRDLVAAQGGDVAALSADSLPLGAYSETVSAPHGGTMGDIDAMAVGLAVWRLGAGRSVPGEQVQFGAGLRIHRRPGEPVAAGEPLFTLYTDTVERLAPAVSELDGAWSVGDRAPATRPLIIDRLT; encoded by the coding sequence GTGACCGAGTTCACTTTCGACGCCCCGACCGTCATCCGGACCAAGCGTGACGGCGGGGTGCTTTCCGATGCCGCGATCGACTGGGTGATCGAGGCTTATACGCACGGCCGCGTCGCCGACGCGCAGATGTCGGCGCTGTTGATGGCGATCTTCCTGCGCGGCATGTCCAACGCCGAGATCGCCAGGTGGACAGCCGCAATGATCGCCTCAGGGGAGCGGCTCGACTTCTCCGACCTGCGTCGCGCGGGCAAGCCGCTGCGGCTGGTCGACAAGCACTCGACCGGCGGGGTCGGGGACAAGATCACCATCCCGCTGGTGCCCGTTGTGATGGCGTGCGGCGGTGCGGTGCCGCAGGCGGCCGGTCGCGGGCTGGGCCACACCGGCGGCACTCTGGACAAATTGGAGTCCATCCCCGGATTCACCGCCGAGATCCCCAAAGCCCAGATCCGGCAACAACTGTGCGATCTGGGCGCGGCGATCTTCGCGGCCGGGGAACTCGCGCCTGCCGACCGCAAGATCTATGCGCTGCGCGACGTCACCGCCACCACGGAATCGCTGCCGCTGATCGCCAGCTCGGTGATGAGCAAGAAGATCGCCGAGGGCACCCACGCTCTGGTGCTGGACTCGAAGGTCGGCTCCGGGGCGTTCCTCGACACCGAGGCCGAGTCTCGGGAGCTGGCCCGCACGATGGTCGATCTCGGCACCGAGCACGGCGTGCGCACCCGGGCATTGCTCACCGACATGCACACTCCGCTGGGACGCACCGTAGGCAACGCCGTCGAGGTGGTCGAATCCTTGGAGGTGCTCGCCGGCGGCGGCCCCGAGGACGTCGTGGAGCTGACGCTGGCGCTGGCGCGCGAGATGTGCGACGCCGCCGGCCTGGACGGGGTCGACCCCGCGCAGACGCTTCGCGACGGGACGGCGATGGACCGGTTCCGCGACCTGGTGGCCGCGCAGGGCGGCGATGTCGCGGCCTTGTCTGCGGACTCACTGCCGTTGGGCGCGTATTCCGAGACCGTCAGCGCCCCTCACGGTGGCACGATGGGGGACATCGACGCGATGGCGGTGGGACTGGCGGTATGGCGGCTCGGAGCGGGCCGCTCGGTACCGGGCGAGCAGGTGCAGTTCGGCGCCGGACTGCGTATCCACCGCCGGCCGGGTGAGCCGGTGGCCGCGGGTGAGCCGTTGTTCACCCTCTACACCGACACCGTCGAGCGCCTCGCGCCCGCGGTGTCCGAGCTCGACGGTGCCTGGAGTGTCGGAGACCGGGCGCCGGCGACGCGACCGCTGATCATCGATCGCCTCACGTAA
- a CDS encoding adenosine deaminase, whose protein sequence is MTTPLTLDNIRRAPKALLHDHLDGGLRPATVLELAGQYGYDELPATDVEGLATFFRTAAHSGSLVRYLEPFAHTVGVMQTPDALHRVARECVEDLAQDNVVYAEIRFAPELHIDGGLSLDAVVDSVLAGFADGEKAASADGRAITVRCLVTAMRHAARSREIAELAIRFRDKGVVGFDIAGAEAGYPPSRHLDAFEYMRSNNARFTIHAGEAFGLPSIHEAIAFCGADRLGHGVRIVDDIDMDADGGPKLGRLASLLRDKRIPFEMCPSSNVQTGAVASIAEHPFDRLARLRFRVTVNTDNRLMSDTTMSLEMQRLVDAFGYGWSDLERFTINAMKSAFIAFDERLAIIDEVIKPRYAVLVG, encoded by the coding sequence GTGACGACACCGTTGACCCTCGACAACATCCGGCGGGCGCCCAAGGCGCTGCTGCATGACCACCTCGACGGCGGTCTGCGGCCTGCGACGGTGCTGGAGCTGGCCGGGCAGTACGGCTACGACGAGCTGCCCGCCACCGACGTCGAGGGCCTGGCGACGTTCTTCCGTACCGCGGCGCACAGCGGGTCGCTGGTGCGCTACCTGGAGCCGTTCGCCCACACGGTCGGGGTCATGCAGACTCCCGACGCGCTGCACCGCGTCGCGCGCGAATGCGTCGAGGATCTGGCCCAGGACAACGTCGTCTACGCCGAGATCCGCTTCGCGCCCGAACTCCACATCGACGGTGGTCTGTCGCTGGACGCCGTGGTCGACTCGGTGCTCGCCGGGTTCGCCGACGGCGAGAAGGCTGCCAGCGCCGACGGGCGGGCCATCACGGTTCGCTGCCTGGTGACCGCGATGCGCCACGCGGCGAGGTCGAGGGAGATCGCCGAGCTGGCGATCCGGTTCCGGGACAAGGGCGTCGTGGGATTCGACATCGCCGGTGCCGAAGCGGGCTACCCGCCGTCGCGGCACCTCGACGCGTTCGAGTACATGCGAAGCAACAACGCGCGCTTCACCATTCACGCCGGGGAGGCATTCGGACTGCCGTCGATCCACGAGGCGATCGCGTTCTGCGGCGCCGACCGGCTGGGTCACGGCGTGCGTATCGTCGACGACATCGACATGGATGCCGACGGCGGCCCGAAGCTCGGCAGGTTGGCGTCGCTGTTGCGGGACAAGCGAATCCCGTTCGAGATGTGCCCCAGCTCCAACGTGCAGACCGGGGCGGTGGCGAGCATCGCCGAGCATCCGTTCGACCGGCTGGCGCGGCTGCGCTTCCGGGTGACGGTTAACACCGACAACCGGCTGATGAGCGACACCACGATGAGCCTGGAGATGCAACGGCTGGTCGACGCGTTCGGCTACGGATGGAGCGATCTCGAGCGGTTCACCATCAATGCGATGAAGTCGGCGTTCATCGCTTTCGACGAGCGCCTGGCCATCATCGACGAGGTGATCAAGCCCCGCTACGCCGTGCTGGTCGGCTAG
- the satS gene encoding protein export chaperone SatS produces the protein MAADIVPIGLKLTKGDVYTLWAPRWRADGDEWEAFLGKDEDLYVLESVADLAAFVRTNHDNDLVDHPAWGKLTEANAHRLTPTEEHTHDLVVLEELLSQKPTQENVDALHGALAVVSSIGSVCELPAVTKFFNGNPMLGTVGGGAEAFAGRAGRKRWAEIEKVIARGWDKVIEALDEIITIPEVDAAAAAKAQAELDEDAPEFDDDDLVIDDVVDTPEEADELAAEAETKVLGSDKDFWARVGIDPVRIMSSGGTYFTLRCYLEDRPIFLGRNGRISVFPSERALARYLADEHDHDLSDLATYDDIRTAATDGSLRVEVDDDNVYVLTDIVDDLAEGPEAVDHDQLELAVELIRDIGDYSEDTSVAAKLEPGTALGSVIAHVLDPASVKRPNGPYAEAVTQWESLERLVESRLRSE, from the coding sequence ATGGCTGCTGACATCGTGCCCATCGGGCTGAAGCTGACGAAGGGCGACGTCTACACGCTGTGGGCGCCGCGCTGGCGCGCCGACGGCGACGAGTGGGAGGCCTTCCTCGGCAAGGACGAGGACCTCTATGTGCTCGAATCGGTCGCTGACCTGGCTGCGTTCGTCCGCACCAACCACGACAACGACCTGGTCGATCACCCGGCATGGGGCAAGTTGACCGAGGCCAATGCCCATCGGCTCACACCGACCGAGGAGCACACCCACGACCTGGTGGTGCTGGAGGAGCTGCTGTCGCAGAAGCCGACGCAGGAGAACGTGGACGCGCTGCACGGGGCGCTGGCCGTGGTGTCGTCGATCGGATCGGTCTGCGAGCTGCCCGCGGTCACCAAGTTCTTCAACGGAAACCCGATGCTCGGGACCGTCGGCGGCGGCGCCGAGGCGTTCGCCGGTCGCGCGGGCCGCAAGCGCTGGGCCGAGATCGAGAAGGTCATCGCACGAGGCTGGGACAAGGTCATCGAGGCCCTCGACGAGATCATCACCATTCCTGAGGTCGATGCGGCGGCCGCGGCGAAGGCCCAGGCCGAGCTGGACGAGGACGCCCCCGAGTTCGATGACGACGACCTCGTGATCGACGACGTCGTCGACACCCCGGAGGAGGCCGACGAGCTTGCCGCCGAAGCCGAGACCAAGGTGCTCGGCAGCGACAAGGACTTCTGGGCGCGGGTGGGCATCGACCCCGTCCGGATCATGAGCAGCGGCGGCACCTACTTCACGTTGCGCTGCTACCTCGAGGACCGGCCGATCTTCCTCGGCCGCAACGGACGCATCAGTGTTTTCCCGTCCGAGCGTGCGCTGGCCCGCTACCTGGCCGACGAGCACGACCACGACCTGTCCGATCTCGCCACCTACGACGACATCCGCACGGCGGCCACCGACGGCTCGCTGCGTGTCGAGGTCGACGACGACAACGTCTACGTGCTGACCGACATCGTCGACGACCTTGCCGAGGGCCCCGAAGCCGTGGACCACGACCAGCTGGAGCTGGCGGTCGAACTGATCCGCGACATCGGCGACTACTCCGAGGACACCAGCGTGGCCGCCAAGCTGGAACCGGGAACCGCGCTGGGCAGCGTGATCGCCCACGTGCTCGACCCCGCGTCGGTCAAGCGCCCGAACGGGCCGTACGCCGAGGCGGTCACCCAGTGGGAGTCGCTGGAGAGGCTCGTCGAGTCGCGCCTGCGTTCTGAATAG
- a CDS encoding LLM class F420-dependent oxidoreductase yields MSLGLHGLGIGAGAQRTVIDAVAAAAERSGFATLWAGEHVVMVDDPVSPYPYSPDGRIAISADADWLDPLITLSFAAAATNRIELATGVLLLPEHNPVIAAKQAASLDRMTGGRLSLGVGIGWSREEYDALGVPFEGRGRRMAEYVAAMRALWRDDVASYDGEFVSFDRVRVNPKPHRRSIPVVLGGNSDAALRRVAEWGDGWYGFNLADVEEAAFRASRLRALCREVGRDPADLRLAVALQDPVPGDAARLGDAGIDELVLVASPPADPIAAEAWISDLAGRWMPVRN; encoded by the coding sequence ATCTCCCTCGGCTTGCACGGACTCGGCATCGGAGCTGGTGCGCAGCGCACCGTGATCGATGCTGTGGCGGCTGCCGCCGAGCGGTCGGGTTTCGCGACGTTGTGGGCCGGTGAGCATGTCGTGATGGTCGACGATCCGGTGTCGCCCTACCCGTACAGCCCCGACGGCCGCATCGCGATCTCGGCTGACGCGGACTGGCTGGACCCGTTGATCACCCTGAGCTTTGCCGCCGCGGCGACCAACCGGATAGAGCTGGCGACCGGTGTGTTGCTGCTGCCCGAACACAATCCGGTGATCGCCGCCAAGCAGGCGGCGTCGCTGGACCGGATGACCGGTGGCCGGCTGTCGCTGGGGGTCGGCATCGGATGGTCCCGGGAGGAGTACGACGCCCTCGGGGTGCCGTTCGAGGGACGCGGACGCCGGATGGCGGAGTACGTCGCTGCGATGCGGGCCCTGTGGCGCGACGACGTCGCGTCCTATGACGGGGAGTTCGTGTCGTTCGACCGGGTGCGGGTCAACCCGAAGCCACACCGCCGGTCCATCCCGGTCGTGCTCGGTGGCAACTCCGACGCGGCGTTGCGTCGTGTCGCCGAGTGGGGTGACGGGTGGTACGGGTTCAACCTCGCCGACGTCGAGGAGGCGGCGTTCCGGGCGTCCAGGTTGCGGGCGCTGTGTCGGGAGGTGGGCCGCGATCCGGCGGACCTCCGGTTGGCGGTGGCGCTGCAGGACCCGGTCCCCGGCGATGCGGCCCGGCTCGGCGACGCCGGAATCGACGAATTGGTTCTCGTCGCCAGCCCGCCCGCGGATCCGATCGCCGCCGAGGCGTGGATTTCCGATCTGGCGGGGCGGTGGATGCCGGTGCGTAACTGA
- a CDS encoding C40 family peptidase, whose amino-acid sequence MPSATVAALAAPIRRVQALVGPGWTADADGDPAATLAGVRDMLADVASAAGRAWQYTGAEWTGAGADAASDFAAATASAIDAAADRAGGLGAAAETAAGAVARAHRRLQDIVEEFEAKAGALEPHLDSPGVARELLAAARDALARAIAIVEGLQAELDAQAAALPGPALSAPAATAPAGYTPGAGVPALGGAPGWSGGSPMGGFGSPDAGAAQLAAFTRPDGTETPDAASFGEGVAVRLPDGTVVMAPNAVAASAVRHALTQLGVPYQWGGTTPGVGLDCSGLTQWAYREAGLDLPRLAQEQDIGAAVSAGSLSPGDLAVWDGHVAMVVGNGVMVEAGDPVKLSPIRTANAGQGFQGFWRPTA is encoded by the coding sequence ATGCCGAGTGCGACGGTGGCGGCACTGGCGGCGCCGATCCGCCGGGTGCAGGCTCTGGTGGGGCCGGGGTGGACGGCCGACGCCGACGGTGATCCGGCGGCGACGCTGGCCGGCGTGCGCGACATGCTCGCCGACGTGGCGAGTGCGGCTGGCCGGGCCTGGCAGTACACCGGGGCGGAGTGGACGGGCGCCGGCGCGGACGCCGCCTCGGACTTCGCGGCGGCGACAGCCTCGGCCATCGACGCCGCCGCCGACCGTGCCGGTGGGCTGGGAGCGGCGGCCGAGACGGCAGCGGGAGCCGTGGCCCGCGCGCACCGGCGCCTGCAGGACATTGTCGAGGAGTTCGAAGCCAAGGCCGGCGCGCTGGAGCCCCACCTGGACTCGCCGGGGGTGGCACGGGAGCTGTTGGCCGCGGCCCGGGACGCGCTGGCCCGGGCGATCGCGATCGTCGAGGGATTGCAGGCCGAGTTGGACGCGCAGGCGGCCGCTCTCCCCGGCCCGGCCTTGTCAGCCCCCGCCGCGACGGCACCCGCTGGATACACCCCGGGCGCAGGCGTCCCCGCACTCGGTGGAGCTCCCGGATGGTCGGGCGGGTCCCCGATGGGCGGATTCGGGTCGCCCGACGCCGGAGCGGCTCAGCTCGCCGCCTTCACGCGTCCCGACGGAACAGAGACCCCGGACGCGGCATCGTTCGGGGAAGGGGTGGCGGTGCGTCTTCCGGACGGGACCGTCGTGATGGCGCCGAATGCGGTGGCCGCCAGCGCCGTCCGGCACGCACTGACCCAGCTGGGAGTGCCCTACCAGTGGGGCGGCACCACGCCGGGCGTCGGTCTGGACTGCAGCGGGCTCACGCAGTGGGCGTATCGCGAAGCAGGACTTGACCTTCCGCGGTTGGCGCAAGAGCAGGACATCGGCGCCGCGGTGTCCGCGGGCTCGCTGTCACCCGGCGACCTCGCCGTGTGGGACGGCCACGTCGCGATGGTCGTCGGCAACGGCGTGATGGTCGAGGCGGGCGATCCCGTCAAACTCTCCCCGATCCGGACCGCCAACGCGGGGCAGGGTTTCCAGGGATTCTGGCGCCCCACAGCCTGA
- a CDS encoding type VII secretion target: MSVRLSVDTGLLRDYGAACAAHASDLDAAVDRLTALGPAPLFGPVGARFVASLIRAAETEAGTLARLRSSVAAGTTAALGSAAEYDGTDDRAASRITGIR, translated from the coding sequence ATGTCCGTCCGCCTGTCCGTCGACACCGGTCTGCTCCGTGACTACGGTGCCGCCTGCGCCGCCCACGCGTCCGACCTTGATGCCGCCGTCGATCGGCTGACTGCGCTCGGGCCCGCGCCCCTGTTCGGTCCGGTCGGAGCGCGCTTCGTCGCGTCATTGATCCGGGCCGCCGAGACCGAGGCCGGTACGCTCGCGCGGCTACGCAGCTCGGTCGCGGCGGGCACCACTGCGGCGCTCGGGTCGGCGGCGGAGTACGACGGGACCGACGACCGCGCCGCCTCGCGAATCACCGGCATTCGCTGA
- the upp gene encoding uracil phosphoribosyltransferase, with product MDVRVVDHPLAAARLTTLRDERTDNAGFRAALRDLTLMLVYEATRELPVDVIEVRTPLTSTAGTRLAAPPLLVPVLRAGLGMVDQAHALIPEAKVGFVGVARNEETHQPTPYLESLPDDLSRQPVIVLDPMLATGGSMIHTLELLYARNAVDVTVICVVVAPEGLAALEQMAPELRLITATIDSGLNDIAYIVPGLGDAGDRQFGPR from the coding sequence ATGGATGTGCGCGTTGTCGACCACCCACTGGCCGCAGCGCGGCTGACCACGCTGCGCGATGAGCGCACCGACAATGCCGGGTTCCGCGCGGCGCTGCGCGACCTCACCCTGATGCTCGTGTACGAGGCCACCCGCGAGCTGCCGGTGGACGTCATCGAGGTGCGCACCCCGCTGACGTCCACCGCCGGCACCCGGCTGGCCGCGCCGCCGCTGCTCGTGCCGGTGCTGCGGGCCGGTCTCGGCATGGTCGACCAGGCCCACGCGCTGATCCCGGAAGCGAAGGTCGGCTTCGTGGGGGTGGCCCGCAACGAGGAGACGCATCAACCCACGCCGTATCTGGAATCGCTGCCCGACGATCTGAGTCGGCAACCCGTCATCGTGCTCGACCCGATGCTCGCCACCGGCGGCTCCATGATCCACACCCTCGAGCTGCTCTACGCCCGCAACGCCGTCGACGTCACCGTGATCTGCGTGGTCGTCGCCCCGGAAGGGCTTGCGGCACTGGAGCAGATGGCACCGGAACTGCGTTTGATCACCGCGACCATCGACTCCGGTCTCAACGACATCGCCTACATCGTGCCGGGACTCGGCGACGCCGGCGACCGTCAGTTCGGCCCCCGCTGA